A stretch of the Patescibacteria group bacterium genome encodes the following:
- a CDS encoding DUF5317 family protein, translating into MNIIRKIRWWISHTSYINSRLGDIFLKIAFVCAVGAVLSNNANVIAIAANEGRMPVIVETEYDYNITERHVLANDTTNLRFLSDWIAINQKGTFTERDTPFIKFAGKLLNFPPGKNIVASPGDVGMWIFLITSILAILLSFMCALWHYAKKIRFM; encoded by the coding sequence GTGAATATCATCCGGAAAATACGCTGGTGGATCTCTCATACGTCCTACATTAATTCCCGCCTCGGTGACATATTCCTCAAAATCGCTTTTGTCTGCGCCGTAGGCGCCGTCTTAAGCAATAACGCGAATGTTATTGCAATAGCCGCAAACGAAGGGAGGATGCCGGTTATTGTTGAGACGGAATATGATTATAATATAACTGAGCGCCATGTTCTCGCAAATGATACGACCAATCTAAGATTTCTCAGTGATTGGATTGCTATCAATCAGAAAGGAACTTTCACCGAGCGTGATACGCCCTTCATAAAGTTCGCGGGCAAGCTGCTGAATTTCCCGCCCGGAAAAAATATTGTTGCGAGTCCCGGAGATGTCGGCATGTGGATATTTCTGATCACAAGCATCTTGGCAATTCTCCTGTCCTTCATGTGTGCGCTCTGGCACTACGCCAAAAAAATACGGTTCATGTAA
- a CDS encoding plastocyanin/azurin family copper-binding protein has protein sequence MKKGLYFIIVVIVLAVTGIVMLGNRANDPATESMEESSHQSESLKNELFAATQSPGREVSIREVHLTQNAYVVIHKEADGKPGKVVGTSLSLLPGENHWVRIALTEDLKDGERIFAMLHSDDGNGVYEFPGGDAPLKDETGAIVMIELLVKKADISPVTENSKAKVFAVEGTNFAFSQKEIRVKKGDTVRINLTSKDGFHDFVIDEFNAATDGVQTGESVSVEFVADKAGSFEYYCSIGSHRQLGMKGTLIVE, from the coding sequence ATGAAAAAGGGACTCTATTTTATCATTGTAGTTATCGTACTCGCAGTCACGGGAATCGTTATGCTTGGTAATCGCGCGAACGACCCTGCCACGGAAAGTATGGAAGAAAGTAGCCATCAGAGCGAATCGCTAAAAAACGAGCTGTTCGCCGCCACTCAATCTCCCGGACGAGAGGTGAGTATTAGAGAGGTTCACCTTACACAAAACGCGTACGTGGTGATCCACAAGGAAGCGGATGGAAAGCCGGGAAAGGTCGTCGGCACCTCTCTCTCACTCCTGCCGGGTGAAAACCATTGGGTACGCATCGCGCTTACGGAAGATTTAAAAGACGGGGAGCGTATCTTTGCCATGCTTCATAGTGATGATGGAAACGGAGTATATGAATTCCCGGGTGGAGATGCGCCGCTCAAAGACGAGACGGGGGCGATTGTCATGATAGAGCTTTTGGTAAAGAAAGCGGATATTTCTCCTGTCACGGAAAATAGTAAGGCGAAAGTATTTGCCGTAGAAGGCACCAACTTTGCGTTTTCTCAAAAGGAGATTCGCGTGAAAAAAGGCGACACGGTGCGCATCAATCTCACAAGTAAGGACGGTTTCCATGACTTTGTCATAGACGAATTCAATGCCGCCACTGACGGCGTGCAGACCGGTGAGAGTGTTTCGGTGGAATTTGTCGCCGACAAAGCGGGGTCATTTGAGTACTACTGTTCCATCGGCTCACACCGACAGCTCGGCATGAAAGGAACGCTTATTGTTGAGTAG
- a CDS encoding uracil-DNA glycosylase — translation MEKRASKHNTDSSLLDIAKEIQGCEKCPLFLGRLHAVPGEGSSESGIVFIGEGPGREEDKRGKPFVGAAGKLLDEMLAEIGLKRDSVFITNIVKCRPPENRDPEPDEVRICTENYLWRQLEIINPKILITLGRHAMHRFIPADKKISVVHGKLFRLKSPTSGKMFNVLPQYHPAAALYNGGMRGILMKDFKKIPRILKTLSS, via the coding sequence ATGGAAAAGAGAGCTTCAAAACACAATACCGACTCCTCTCTTCTGGACATAGCAAAAGAAATACAAGGTTGTGAAAAATGCCCCCTCTTTCTCGGGCGGCTCCACGCGGTACCCGGTGAAGGTAGTAGCGAGAGCGGTATTGTGTTTATCGGAGAAGGACCGGGTAGGGAGGAAGATAAGAGAGGGAAACCTTTTGTGGGAGCGGCGGGAAAACTCTTAGACGAGATGCTTGCGGAGATCGGTTTAAAGCGGGATTCTGTTTTCATCACCAATATCGTAAAGTGTCGTCCTCCCGAGAACCGTGATCCGGAGCCGGATGAAGTACGCATATGTACGGAAAATTATCTTTGGCGCCAACTTGAAATTATCAACCCAAAAATATTGATCACGCTTGGCCGGCATGCCATGCATCGCTTTATTCCCGCCGATAAGAAAATAAGCGTTGTGCACGGGAAATTATTCCGGCTCAAAAGCCCCACATCAGGCAAAATGTTTAATGTCTTGCCACAATATCACCCTGCCGCCGCATTATATAACGGAGGCATGAGAGGTATTCTCATGAAGGATTTTAAAAAGATACCACGGATTCTTAAGACGCTTTCGTCTTAG
- a CDS encoding 50S ribosomal protein L35, translated as MKTNKSFSKRIKITGTGKLIARKPGFGHFNAKQSRTKQLKGRKGVAFIMSNKDRSRFLPNY; from the coding sequence ATGAAAACAAATAAGTCATTTTCGAAAAGAATAAAGATAACGGGAACGGGAAAGCTTATTGCCCGCAAGCCCGGTTTTGGTCATTTTAACGCCAAGCAATCAAGAACCAAACAACTCAAGGGAAGAAAGGGGGTTGCCTTTATCATGAGCAATAAAGACAGGAGTCGATTTTTACCAAATTATTAA
- the infC gene encoding translation initiation factor IF-3 → MKEKVRINNQIRARELRVLDSDGSNLGIISLEEALKKAQAQTLDLIEVSPNAVPPVAKIMDYGKFQYEEKKKQKEAKSKSHITETKTLQIKIGTGEHDLELKAKNASKWLREGHRIKLDLFLAGRAKYMRPEFLKERMDRILVLITEEYKIADGPRKSTKGLTIVLERTGKKQ, encoded by the coding sequence TTGAAAGAAAAAGTACGCATAAACAACCAAATACGAGCTCGAGAACTGCGCGTGCTTGATAGCGATGGTTCAAATCTAGGGATTATCTCTTTAGAAGAGGCGCTCAAAAAAGCACAAGCGCAAACACTTGATCTCATTGAGGTTTCTCCGAACGCGGTCCCTCCTGTTGCTAAGATCATGGATTACGGGAAGTTCCAGTACGAGGAGAAAAAAAAGCAGAAGGAAGCAAAGTCAAAATCACACATAACGGAGACCAAGACACTGCAGATAAAGATTGGAACCGGTGAACATGATCTTGAACTCAAGGCAAAAAATGCCTCAAAGTGGCTTCGCGAGGGACATAGGATCAAGTTGGATCTCTTCCTTGCCGGACGGGCAAAGTACATGAGACCGGAATTTCTGAAAGAGCGCATGGATAGGATCCTGGTGCTCATCACCGAAGAGTATAAGATCGCTGACGGCCCAAGGAAGAGCACCAAGGGATTAACGATTGTCTTGGAGCGAACAGGTAAAAAACAGTAA
- the recG gene encoding ATP-dependent DNA helicase RecG, whose product MHPDSLLEKTFRLNPPHKQALGKLGLKSVHDLLYYFPARYNTISEIKKIAGLCSGDTAVIYGRVLSAKTSRAFKKKIPIGEVVVEDDTGKIKATWFHQAYAAKMVKKGDLVKLAGRVTAKKNGELYLANPEFERTGELPIDIGDSLFAGKMLESFAYAIYPESRGVTSRWLYHAIQKILASGALDELKDPIPEHILKKYHLPGLKTSLIWIHSPKKDADAQAARKRFAFEEIFFIQLERQRARHAYKQNPSFKVETSQDLVARFIGRFSFDPTAAQKRAIEDILSDMKKDSPMSRLLEGDVGSGKTAVAATTAYAALTTRPHGQDFGNLQVAYMAPTEILAEQHFQSFIGYFKHLPINIGLITGSGCKKFPSKVDPTGTTAISRAQLLKWAANGEIAILIGTHSLIQKTVKFKELAYVIIDEQHRFGTMQRGTLVRKDHRAPHLLSMTATPIPRTLALTIYGDLDLTLLDEMPKGRKEVLTEIVVPGKREEVYEKVRQELRDGRQAYVICPRIDEADPDKASALRVKSVKEEAARLKKNIFPEYEIDVLHGKLLPKEKEEVMRRFANHETDILVATSVVEVGVNVQNATVIIIEGAERFGLAQLHQLRGRVLRSTHQAYCYCFADSKTKQSLDRLKALKTAKNGFELSELDLSLRGTGALSGTKQWGISDLGMEAIKNIKMVEAARTEALALLESDPKLAAHPLLSLRLASQTDIHFE is encoded by the coding sequence ATGCATCCGGATTCTCTGCTGGAAAAAACGTTCCGCCTCAACCCACCCCACAAGCAGGCGCTTGGAAAATTGGGGCTTAAAAGCGTACACGACCTTCTCTATTACTTCCCCGCGCGATACAACACTATCTCCGAGATCAAGAAAATTGCGGGGCTTTGTAGTGGTGACACGGCGGTCATTTACGGAAGAGTGCTGTCCGCCAAAACGAGCAGGGCTTTTAAAAAAAAGATCCCTATCGGCGAAGTCGTGGTGGAAGATGACACCGGCAAAATAAAAGCGACATGGTTTCATCAGGCGTATGCCGCAAAGATGGTGAAAAAAGGCGACCTGGTAAAACTTGCCGGCCGTGTCACCGCGAAAAAAAATGGCGAACTCTATCTCGCCAATCCCGAGTTTGAACGCACGGGAGAACTCCCCATTGATATCGGCGACTCGCTCTTCGCGGGAAAGATGCTTGAATCATTCGCGTATGCCATCTATCCGGAGTCTCGCGGCGTAACGTCGCGATGGCTCTATCACGCAATCCAAAAAATACTTGCAAGTGGTGCGTTGGACGAACTGAAGGACCCGATCCCCGAGCACATACTGAAAAAATATCATCTTCCGGGTCTCAAGACTTCTTTGATATGGATACATTCACCAAAAAAAGATGCCGACGCGCAAGCGGCGCGCAAGCGTTTTGCGTTTGAAGAAATATTTTTCATTCAGTTGGAACGTCAGCGCGCGCGGCATGCCTATAAACAAAACCCGTCGTTTAAGGTAGAAACCTCGCAAGACTTGGTGGCGCGATTTATAGGGCGTTTCTCTTTTGATCCAACAGCGGCACAGAAGCGCGCCATAGAGGACATCTTAAGCGACATGAAAAAAGATTCGCCGATGTCGCGACTCCTTGAAGGAGATGTCGGTTCGGGGAAAACCGCCGTCGCGGCGACCACCGCCTATGCCGCGCTTACCACGCGCCCGCACGGACAAGATTTTGGAAATCTCCAAGTTGCCTACATGGCGCCGACAGAAATACTTGCCGAACAGCATTTCCAATCGTTCATTGGATACTTCAAGCACCTCCCCATCAACATCGGGCTCATTACGGGGAGTGGCTGTAAAAAATTCCCCTCAAAGGTGGACCCCACAGGGACAACCGCCATTTCGCGCGCGCAACTGTTGAAGTGGGCGGCGAATGGCGAGATCGCTATTTTGATTGGCACCCATTCACTGATCCAAAAAACGGTAAAATTTAAAGAACTGGCATACGTCATTATTGATGAACAGCACCGCTTCGGCACGATGCAACGAGGAACATTGGTGCGCAAAGACCACCGCGCGCCGCATCTGCTTAGCATGACCGCCACCCCCATCCCGCGAACACTCGCGCTCACCATCTACGGCGACCTTGATTTGACTCTTCTTGATGAAATGCCGAAGGGACGGAAGGAGGTACTCACAGAGATTGTTGTGCCCGGCAAACGCGAGGAGGTCTACGAAAAAGTGAGGCAGGAATTAAGAGACGGCAGACAAGCGTATGTTATCTGTCCGCGCATTGATGAAGCCGACCCCGATAAAGCATCGGCCCTGCGGGTGAAGTCCGTCAAAGAGGAAGCGGCGCGACTGAAGAAAAATATTTTTCCCGAATATGAGATTGATGTTTTACACGGGAAGCTCCTGCCAAAAGAAAAAGAAGAGGTCATGAGACGATTCGCAAACCATGAAACGGATATCTTGGTGGCGACCTCTGTCGTTGAAGTCGGCGTGAATGTGCAAAACGCCACCGTCATCATCATTGAAGGCGCGGAGCGTTTCGGTTTAGCACAGCTCCATCAATTGCGCGGGCGCGTGCTTCGCAGTACGCACCAGGCATATTGCTACTGCTTTGCCGACAGCAAGACCAAGCAATCATTAGACCGGCTCAAAGCGCTCAAGACGGCAAAGAACGGATTTGAACTCTCCGAGTTGGATCTCTCTCTCCGAGGAACGGGGGCGCTCTCTGGCACCAAGCAGTGGGGCATCTCCGACCTCGGCATGGAAGCCATTAAGAACATCAAGATGGTGGAAGCCGCTCGCACGGAAGCACTCGCTCTTTTAGAGAGCGACCCCAAGCTCGCGGCACATCCGCTCCTCTCTCTGCGCCTTGCCTCGCAAACCGATATTCATTTTGAGTAA
- the ftsH gene encoding ATP-dependent zinc metalloprotease FtsH, with protein sequence MFDNDENEKEDKNEKKKTPVSQQFVSNILSAILIFMVIIVAYSFLSDNKKDVAEIPLSELATQISQGKVSTIVVEGDKLNIKTVDGEEKISKKETEASLSETLSNYGVTSEQLAVVSIEIKNETGFGFWALNILPFLIPVIFIVLLFWMISRQVKGAGMQAFSFGQSKARIIYPDDKSQKVTFKDVAGVKEAKEELKEIVDFLKNPKKFIDIGARIPKGVLLMGAPGTGKTLLARAVAGEAGVPFFLISGSEFVEMFVGVGASRVRDLFKLAKKAAPAIIFVDEIDAVGRVRGTGIGGGNDEREQTLNQILVEMDGFEPHEKVIVLAATNRPDVLDPALSRPGRFDRRVVLDLPDRDDREEILKIHAGKKPFAEDVNLRVVAERTPGFSGADLYSLMNESAILAAREDRKKVSQYDLIRSIEKVMLGPERKSHILSKKEKEITAYHEAGHAVIASVLPYADPVHKISIVARGHAGGYTLKLPLEERRLQSKKEFLDDIAVSLGGYVAEQMIFNDITTGPSNDLQVATALARDMVTKYGMSETMGPMALEGMGGRTLFGRGVGDKEYSEEVGAKIDGEVSKIMNDAFAKARKTLVDHKKAFTAIAERLVEVETIEREDFEKLLIANGIMPKKREEMNLTV encoded by the coding sequence ATGTTTGATAACGACGAAAACGAAAAAGAGGATAAAAACGAGAAGAAAAAGACGCCGGTCTCCCAGCAGTTTGTGAGCAACATTCTGAGCGCAATCCTCATATTTATGGTCATTATCGTGGCCTATTCTTTCTTGAGCGACAACAAGAAGGACGTTGCCGAGATCCCGCTTTCCGAGCTGGCGACCCAGATCTCCCAAGGCAAGGTTTCAACGATCGTTGTGGAGGGTGACAAGCTCAACATTAAGACGGTGGACGGGGAAGAAAAGATTTCAAAAAAGGAGACGGAAGCGTCACTTTCCGAGACACTCTCAAATTATGGCGTTACCTCCGAACAGCTTGCCGTGGTGAGCATTGAAATAAAAAATGAAACAGGTTTCGGTTTCTGGGCGCTCAATATTTTGCCGTTCCTCATACCGGTGATCTTCATTGTTCTGCTTTTCTGGATGATCTCGCGGCAAGTAAAGGGAGCCGGAATGCAGGCGTTCTCATTCGGGCAGTCCAAGGCGCGCATTATTTATCCTGACGATAAAAGCCAGAAAGTCACATTCAAAGATGTTGCGGGAGTGAAAGAAGCGAAAGAAGAGCTCAAAGAGATCGTTGATTTTTTGAAGAACCCGAAAAAATTCATTGATATCGGCGCGCGCATTCCCAAGGGCGTCCTCTTGATGGGTGCGCCGGGAACAGGGAAGACCTTGCTCGCACGCGCGGTTGCGGGGGAGGCGGGTGTGCCTTTCTTCCTTATTTCCGGTTCTGAATTCGTGGAGATGTTCGTGGGTGTGGGAGCATCGCGCGTGCGTGATCTTTTCAAGCTTGCAAAGAAAGCCGCACCCGCCATTATTTTTGTGGACGAAATTGATGCGGTGGGCCGTGTGCGCGGCACCGGCATCGGAGGAGGCAACGACGAGCGAGAGCAAACATTAAACCAAATCCTGGTAGAAATGGATGGCTTTGAACCGCATGAAAAAGTGATCGTGCTTGCGGCAACCAACAGGCCCGACGTCCTAGATCCCGCACTCTCACGCCCGGGGCGCTTTGACCGGCGCGTAGTGCTTGACCTGCCCGACCGTGACGACAGAGAAGAGATATTGAAAATTCATGCGGGGAAAAAACCGTTTGCCGAAGACGTGAATCTCCGAGTAGTCGCCGAGCGTACTCCGGGATTTTCCGGAGCCGACCTTTATTCTCTTATGAATGAGTCTGCCATTCTTGCCGCGCGCGAGGATAGAAAAAAAGTATCGCAATACGATCTTATCCGCTCCATTGAAAAAGTGATGCTCGGTCCCGAGCGCAAAAGCCACATTCTCTCCAAGAAAGAGAAAGAGATCACTGCGTACCATGAAGCGGGGCACGCGGTCATTGCTTCTGTTTTGCCGTACGCCGATCCCGTCCACAAGATCTCTATTGTGGCGCGCGGACACGCGGGCGGCTATACATTGAAACTTCCTCTGGAAGAACGCAGACTGCAATCAAAGAAAGAATTTCTTGATGATATCGCTGTCTCACTGGGCGGGTATGTTGCCGAGCAAATGATTTTTAATGACATTACCACAGGTCCTTCAAATGATCTGCAGGTGGCGACCGCGCTTGCCCGCGATATGGTAACGAAATATGGCATGTCAGAGACCATGGGACCGATGGCGCTTGAGGGAATGGGTGGAAGAACGCTCTTTGGGCGTGGGGTTGGCGATAAAGAATATTCCGAAGAGGTTGGCGCCAAAATCGATGGAGAAGTTTCCAAGATCATGAATGACGCGTTCGCGAAAGCGCGAAAGACCTTGGTGGATCACAAAAAAGCATTTACGGCGATCGCAGAACGACTCGTGGAAGTTGAAACGATCGAGCGCGAAGATTTTGAAAAACTCCTGATAGCAAATGGCATCATGCCGAAGAAGCGAGAAGAGATGAATCTTACGGTATAG
- a CDS encoding septation protein A codes for MKLLFDFFPIVLFFVAFKFFGIFIATATAITATLFQVAFVWFRKRKVENILWVNLAIITLFGGATILLQDETFIKLKPTVLYWAFAGTLLISRIFFKKNIIQGMMGQNLSMPEKTWGRLNLYWAIFFGLMGVLNLFVANRFSTDTWVTFKLFGILGLTLLFIVVQSVVLAKYVKAKEGIEV; via the coding sequence ATGAAACTGCTCTTTGATTTTTTCCCCATCGTACTCTTTTTTGTCGCGTTCAAATTTTTCGGCATATTCATAGCGACCGCCACAGCGATAACCGCGACACTCTTTCAGGTTGCCTTTGTGTGGTTTCGGAAGCGAAAGGTGGAAAATATTCTTTGGGTGAACCTCGCCATCATCACTCTCTTCGGGGGAGCGACCATCCTTCTTCAAGATGAGACGTTCATCAAATTGAAGCCAACCGTTTTATACTGGGCATTTGCCGGCACTCTCTTGATATCCAGGATATTTTTCAAAAAAAATATTATTCAAGGAATGATGGGGCAGAATCTCTCCATGCCAGAGAAAACATGGGGCAGGTTGAATCTCTATTGGGCGATATTCTTTGGCCTCATGGGCGTACTCAATTTGTTTGTGGCAAATCGCTTCTCAACGGACACGTGGGTTACCTTCAAACTTTTCGGCATCTTAGGGCTCACGCTCCTCTTCATCGTTGTGCAAAGTGTCGTATTGGCAAAATATGTAAAGGCTAAAGAAGGTATTGAGGTCTAA
- a CDS encoding helix-turn-helix transcriptional regulator, which produces MKETVTNKVYALRSNAGATQEQLAEAVGVTRQTIIAIEKGNYVPSVLLALKIAHFFKRPVEEVFSIKNVK; this is translated from the coding sequence ATGAAAGAAACCGTTACAAATAAAGTATATGCGCTCCGAAGCAATGCGGGAGCCACCCAAGAACAGTTGGCGGAAGCGGTCGGAGTGACGCGCCAAACCATCATTGCGATTGAAAAAGGGAACTACGTCCCCTCGGTGCTTTTAGCACTCAAGATCGCTCATTTTTTTAAAAGACCCGTGGAAGAAGTATTTTCCATTAAAAATGTTAAATAA
- a CDS encoding aminoacetone oxidase family FAD-binding enzyme, with the protein MKTITPTYDLIVIGGGPSGMMAAGRAAELGARVLLLEKNRHLGEKLKITGGGRCNITNAEFNVRTFLESFPQSKEFLFSPFSKFSTKDTFTFFEGKGLPLIIEARKRAFPASQKAFDVFLVMEKYIRTHRVEVEKNARVSSLKKKDGKIVSVKLSSGKEYSAHYFALATGGTAAPETGSTGDGFKMLSKLGHTIAKPNPNIVPLKTSAKWVHGLSGTTLSFMTIRFKQNDKAKIKKTGKVLFTHFGISGPLILNSSYEVRGLLKEGPVEASIDLFPDTEENDLDRRIRNLFEKNKNKKLKNVFSELLPKALAEAIVDLPELKLAQKTINSITKEERKKLVKKLKDLSFPITGTLGFDKAIIADGGVILEEVNFKNMTSKLYTNLYLLGDTLSINRPSGGFSLQMCWTTGFVAGTDVGEKVAAPSQG; encoded by the coding sequence ATGAAAACAATCACCCCAACATACGACCTTATCGTCATCGGCGGAGGGCCTTCCGGCATGATGGCGGCGGGACGCGCGGCAGAACTTGGCGCGCGCGTGCTTTTGCTGGAAAAAAACAGGCACCTGGGCGAAAAGCTGAAAATAACCGGCGGCGGCCGGTGCAACATCACCAACGCGGAGTTCAATGTGAGGACGTTCCTTGAGAGTTTTCCGCAGTCCAAAGAATTCCTCTTCTCCCCTTTCTCAAAATTCTCCACAAAAGATACGTTCACATTCTTTGAAGGAAAAGGGTTGCCCCTTATCATTGAGGCACGAAAAAGAGCGTTCCCCGCGTCCCAAAAAGCTTTTGATGTCTTTCTTGTTATGGAAAAGTACATACGGACGCATCGGGTGGAAGTGGAAAAAAACGCCCGAGTTTCTTCTCTCAAAAAGAAAGACGGAAAAATTGTTTCGGTGAAGCTCTCCAGCGGGAAAGAATACTCCGCTCATTATTTTGCGCTCGCGACGGGTGGCACAGCCGCTCCGGAGACCGGCTCCACGGGCGATGGTTTCAAAATGCTCTCAAAATTGGGACACACCATTGCCAAGCCGAATCCGAACATTGTCCCTCTGAAAACAAGCGCGAAATGGGTCCACGGTCTCTCCGGCACGACGCTCTCTTTCATGACCATTCGCTTCAAACAAAACGACAAAGCCAAGATCAAGAAAACCGGAAAAGTCCTCTTCACGCATTTTGGCATCTCCGGACCATTGATACTCAATTCTTCCTATGAGGTCAGAGGGCTGCTTAAGGAAGGCCCGGTGGAAGCTTCTATTGACCTGTTTCCCGACACGGAGGAAAACGATCTTGACCGCAGGATACGCAATCTTTTTGAGAAGAACAAAAATAAAAAGTTAAAGAATGTCTTTTCGGAGCTTCTGCCGAAAGCTTTGGCGGAGGCGATCGTGGACCTCCCGGAACTGAAGCTTGCGCAAAAAACGATCAACTCCATCACCAAAGAGGAGCGGAAAAAACTGGTCAAAAAACTGAAAGACCTCTCATTTCCCATTACCGGCACATTGGGTTTTGACAAGGCGATCATTGCTGATGGCGGTGTGATATTGGAGGAAGTGAACTTTAAAAACATGACTTCAAAGCTCTATACCAATCTCTATTTGCTCGGGGACACCTTGAGTATCAACCGCCCTTCCGGCGGGTTCTCCCTGCAGATGTGCTGGACGACCGGCTTTGTCGCAGGCACGGACGTGGGAGAAAAAGTGGCCGCTCCGTCACAGGGTTGA
- the smpB gene encoding SsrA-binding protein SmpB, translating to MSSFVKERSGCYDESMTQLVYNKKARFNYEILDTFEAGIELFGFEVKALKKKQGSFEGAHVVIRGGEAFLVGANIPPYQTANTPKSYDPERTRRLLLTKKELAELAGRENKKGLTIVPISVYSKHNKLKIEIGVARGKKKYDKRETIKKRDTEREVRREMGERS from the coding sequence GTGAGCTCTTTTGTCAAAGAGCGCTCTGGTTGCTATGATGAGTCCATGACTCAATTGGTCTACAATAAAAAAGCGCGCTTCAACTACGAGATCCTGGATACCTTTGAAGCGGGCATTGAATTATTCGGTTTTGAAGTGAAGGCTCTCAAGAAAAAGCAGGGCTCTTTTGAAGGCGCCCATGTGGTGATTCGCGGCGGCGAGGCGTTTCTCGTGGGTGCCAACATTCCTCCTTACCAGACGGCAAATACGCCGAAAAGTTACGACCCCGAAAGGACGCGGCGTCTCTTGCTCACCAAAAAAGAGCTCGCGGAACTGGCAGGGAGGGAGAACAAAAAGGGCTTGACAATAGTGCCTATTTCAGTGTATAGTAAACATAACAAATTAAAGATTGAGATCGGCGTCGCGCGAGGAAAAAAGAAATACGACAAACGCGAGACCATCAAAAAAAGAGATACTGAACGAGAAGTGCGAAGAGAGATGGGAGAGCGCTCATAG
- the rplT gene encoding 50S ribosomal protein L20, translated as MTRVKRGTTSLKRRHNVLKATKGYRIGRSKKERLAREAIAHAGVHAFNHRRDKKGDFRRIWQIKIGAAVKNMDLSYSTFIHTLKKKGIGLDRKVLADLAENNPEVFERIVKEIV; from the coding sequence ATGACCAGAGTTAAAAGAGGAACGACATCACTGAAACGAAGGCATAATGTCTTAAAAGCCACCAAAGGATATCGCATCGGCAGGAGCAAGAAGGAGCGCCTGGCAAGAGAAGCGATCGCTCATGCCGGAGTCCATGCCTTCAATCACCGAAGAGACAAGAAAGGAGATTTTAGACGCATCTGGCAGATAAAAATCGGTGCGGCGGTTAAAAACATGGATCTCTCGTACAGCACGTTCATACATACGCTCAAGAAAAAGGGTATCGGACTCGACAGGAAAGTATTGGCGGATCTTGCTGAAAATAATCCGGAGGTATTTGAACGAATCGTAAAAGAAATAGTCTAA